TTAAAGAAGAGGTTATCGAGATTTGCCATCGTTACACCATATCCTTTTTTTTGTTTGAACGGAATCTCATCAAAATTATAATAATGAACATTGTCAAAATAAGATTTGTTTTTTACATCAGAAACTAGGTATTCATACATTTTAACCGGTGTCGATCCAGCGGTTATTGCTAAATTCACTCGTCTATTTTGATACATTTTGCCTAATAGAATATTTGCAGCGACCCGACTCATTTTTTCATAGTTTTCTTCAATAATAATTTTCATTTTTTTTACAGCTCCTTCTTTTTCTTTAATTTATCATATGGGAACCATCCCATGTCAATCGAAATTTTATAGGTAAAGTAGTATTCTAGAGTTTATTAGTCCATATGTTTCACAGGGATGTGAGAGTAGTAGATGTATATTGATAAGTTCAGAATAGCATAGAAATACAGTTGCTTACTTCCTAAAGGAATAAATAGTCCTGGAAAGTAGTTGTAAGGGTACTTTCGTTGAGATATAATTAACATATTGGCCGAATCAAATTAGGAGGTGTGGAATCGTGGATATAAAGATAGAATTAGGTAAAAAAATTCGGACGTTTCGCGAACAAAAGAAATTAAGCAGAGAAGCATTTTGTGATGACGAACTGGAATTGACTGTTAGGCAACTTTCGCGAATTGAGTCTGGTGAATCACTCCCAACACTCCCTAAACTTACATATATTTCAAAACAACTTTTTATACCTATTTCGCACTTGATAAACGAAAATGACATTATATTACCTAAACGTTATATTCAGTTGAAAATGGGTTTATTCAAACGTCCACCACAATATAATGATGCGATGAAAAAAATGGTCGAGGACACCTTTGAGGAAATATATAAGGACTACTATGAGACTTTACCTGAAGAAGAGCAGCTTTTAGTGGATACTGCTCAGGCACAAAATGATGTAAATCTTTCAAAGAAAATCGATTTTGGTGAGGGAATACTGCAGGATTATTTTTTTCAAGTTAGAAATAAAAAAGAGTATTCTGAAAATGATTTGTTAATTATACATTTATATTTTGCCTGTTGTTATTATAAGCCATTTGAAAATAAAGAGTTCGATACTTTGGTGGAGAAGACATTGGAACAAGTCAATTATAGTTCGGAATTTGGGTTGATTATTTTAAATAGAATTCTAATTACGATAATTGGTCTATACATTTTTTCTGATCGATACGATAAAATTTTAAACATTATAAAGATTTCAAATACTATCATGAAAATGAGAATGGATTTTCATCAAAAACCGATTATTGATATGCTTGAGGGAAAGTATTGGCTGCACCATAAGGATCTAGAGAGAGCGAATAAAAAATATAATGATGCAATATTACTTGCTCAATTACATGGTGAGGAGCAATTGTCAGGTAAAATTAAGCAAGAATGGCAACAAGATCTAAATAGTTAATTGTAGACTGTAGAGACATGAATGATGTCTTTATGGTCTTTTTTATTTGATAAATTAATAACCGGACAAAGATGTCCTGTTGGATTTAAGAAGAAAACAGTAAAGTACTATATGTAAAGAGGACACAGTGAAAAAAGATAAATACGATGAAGAAGTTTGAGTGAAAATCATAAAACAGGACAAAAATGTCCTGTTGAAAAGAAGTGTAACACCGTAAAGTAATATATATAAGTGATACAAGAAATAAAACGAAAAGGGAGGAATAACATATGAGACTATGGAGTATTTTATGCGGATATTGGTGGGAATTATAAAATAATAAAATAATATGACAGATAAAAGAACTGTAGCAACTTAGTTAATAAAAAGAGGGAATATTTATGACAAATATAAAATATTTTATTAAAGATCAAGAAATTATACATAGAAAATTAGTTATTGTAAATGATGGTAATGAAGACAAGTTACTGAAAATAATTAACAGAGGCGAGCTGTTGAAAATTGTTATGCTTCCTCAAAAAACAGAAAAGGAATTACTTTTTGATTATTTGAATGTAGAAGATATTGAAGTGTTAGAAATAAAGTAAAGAAAATTCAGTTAAATCATAGGAGTGATAAAGATGCAAGAAGTTAGAATGAATAACTATTTAGTAAAAACGAAGAGTTTAGTGAAGAAATATAAAGATTACCATGCTGTAAATGAAGTATCAATGACGATCAATCAGGGAGATATTTATGGATTTATTGGTAAAAATGGTGCAGGTAAAACGACTTTTATTCGGATGTTAACTAATTTAATCGAGAAAAGTTCAGGTAGTATCGAATTTTTTAACGGTAAGGAAAAAATAAAAGTTGGTGCTGTGATAGAATCACCAGCATGCTACCCCTATCTATCTGCACAAGAAAATTTGAATTATTATGCTATCCAAATTAATTTGCCTGATAGAAAAAATCGTATTAAAGAAGTGCTGGAGTTTATTGGATTAGGAGCTGTAGGTCAGAAAATGTTTAGAGATTTTTCTTTAGGCATGAAGCAACGCTTAGGGATTGGGTTAGCTATATTGAATAACCCGAATTTACTTATTTTAGATGAACCGACTAATGGTTTAGATCCACAAGGGATTGTTGAAATTAGAGAAATCATAAAAAAATTAAATAAAGAGTACAAAACAACGATCTTAGTATCCAGTCATATTTTATCAGAATTATCAATGATAGCGACTAGATATGGAATTATTCACCAAGGAAAATTGATTAAAGAAGTGACGACTCAAGAACTTGAGAATGAATGCAAAAAAACAATCATTCTATCAAGTATAGGTAATCAAAAATGCCAGGATGTTTTAGAAAAAGAAGGATATGTTGTGCATATTGATGATGCTGGATTAACAGTTAATGCAGAAAAGTCT
The DNA window shown above is from Enterococcus sp. 12C11_DIV0727 and carries:
- a CDS encoding helix-turn-helix domain-containing protein, producing the protein MDIKIELGKKIRTFREQKKLSREAFCDDELELTVRQLSRIESGESLPTLPKLTYISKQLFIPISHLINENDIILPKRYIQLKMGLFKRPPQYNDAMKKMVEDTFEEIYKDYYETLPEEEQLLVDTAQAQNDVNLSKKIDFGEGILQDYFFQVRNKKEYSENDLLIIHLYFACCYYKPFENKEFDTLVEKTLEQVNYSSEFGLIILNRILITIIGLYIFSDRYDKILNIIKISNTIMKMRMDFHQKPIIDMLEGKYWLHHKDLERANKKYNDAILLAQLHGEEQLSGKIKQEWQQDLNS
- a CDS encoding ABC transporter ATP-binding protein → MQEVRMNNYLVKTKSLVKKYKDYHAVNEVSMTINQGDIYGFIGKNGAGKTTFIRMLTNLIEKSSGSIEFFNGKEKIKVGAVIESPACYPYLSAQENLNYYAIQINLPDRKNRIKEVLEFIGLGAVGQKMFRDFSLGMKQRLGIGLAILNNPNLLILDEPTNGLDPQGIVEIREIIKKLNKEYKTTILVSSHILSELSMIATRYGIIHQGKLIKEVTTQELENECKKTIILSSIGNQKCQDVLEKEGYVVHIDDAGLTVNAEKSEMPSISELLFNNQLYLTYFSYKEESLEDYYLKLTE